Proteins from a genomic interval of Synechococcus sp. A15-28:
- the purL gene encoding phosphoribosylformylglycinamidine synthase subunit PurL gives MSSPAYDDSAALKQEGLKPSDWQEICRRLGREPNRAELGMFGVMWSEHCCYRNSRPLLRGFPTEGPRILVGPGENAGVVDLGDGHRLAFKIESHNHPSAVEPFQGAATGVGGILRDIFTMGARPIALLNALRFGPLEDPVNVGLIEGVVAGIAHYGNCVGVPTVGGEVAFDPSYGGNPLVNAMALGLMETEEIVKSGAQGVGNPVVYVGSTTGRDGMGGASFASAELSADSLDDRPAVQVGDPFLEKGLIEACLEAFASGDVVAAQDMGAAGLTCSCSEMAAKGGLGVELDLDRVPAREDGMTAYEFLLSESQERMLFVVKAGREEALMQRFRRWGLQAAVVGQVLEEPVVRVLHHGEVAAEVPATALADDTPIEQHALLQEPPADLQQLWLWQEGQLPPLEDPSAVLLKLLDDPTIASKRWVHRQYDQQVLANTVVSSGAADAAVVRLRPQQGQGSMATVQRGVAATVDCPNRWVALDPERGAQAAVAEAARNLSCVGAEPLAITDNLNFPSPETPKGYWQLAMACRGIADACRALDTPVTGGNVSLYNETRRDDGTLQPIHPTPVIGMVGLVEDIDRVVGLAWRQPGDAVLLMGVAPDEQGDDRLGLAGSSYQMLVSGALAGRPPRVDFDLERGVQTLLRRAIAAGLLASAHDSSDGGLAIALAESSIASGLSVDLRFDLPSEGLARALFAEGGARVAISVKAECRQQWDQMAAESMVPITELGVVTDGSEFRIQCGDRDVQLSVADLKRAHQEGLTRRIGGEAES, from the coding sequence GTGTCCTCCCCTGCCTACGACGACAGTGCGGCTCTGAAACAGGAAGGTCTGAAACCGTCGGATTGGCAGGAGATCTGTCGACGGCTTGGACGGGAGCCCAACCGTGCTGAGTTGGGGATGTTCGGAGTGATGTGGTCCGAACACTGCTGCTACCGCAATTCCAGGCCATTGCTGCGTGGGTTTCCAACGGAAGGCCCGCGGATTCTGGTGGGGCCGGGTGAGAACGCCGGTGTGGTCGATCTGGGGGATGGCCATCGCTTGGCTTTCAAGATTGAGAGCCACAACCACCCATCGGCGGTGGAGCCCTTTCAAGGGGCTGCCACCGGGGTCGGCGGGATTCTGCGGGACATCTTCACCATGGGAGCCCGCCCGATCGCGCTGCTGAACGCGTTGCGCTTCGGTCCGCTGGAGGATCCAGTCAACGTCGGGCTGATCGAGGGGGTTGTGGCCGGCATCGCCCATTACGGCAATTGCGTTGGCGTACCCACCGTCGGCGGGGAAGTGGCCTTTGATCCGTCCTACGGCGGCAATCCCCTGGTGAATGCCATGGCGCTGGGTCTGATGGAGACCGAGGAGATCGTCAAGTCCGGCGCCCAGGGGGTGGGTAATCCTGTGGTTTACGTGGGCAGCACCACGGGTCGGGATGGCATGGGCGGCGCCAGTTTCGCCAGTGCCGAACTCAGTGCCGACTCCCTGGACGACCGTCCTGCGGTTCAGGTGGGCGATCCGTTTCTGGAGAAGGGGTTGATCGAGGCCTGTCTGGAGGCCTTCGCCAGTGGTGATGTGGTGGCGGCCCAGGACATGGGGGCTGCCGGACTCACCTGCAGTTGTTCGGAAATGGCGGCCAAAGGTGGCCTGGGGGTTGAACTCGACCTCGATCGCGTCCCGGCCCGCGAAGACGGCATGACGGCCTACGAATTTCTGCTCTCGGAGTCCCAGGAGCGGATGTTGTTTGTGGTGAAGGCCGGTCGCGAGGAGGCGCTGATGCAGCGCTTCCGACGCTGGGGTCTGCAGGCAGCCGTGGTGGGTCAGGTGCTGGAGGAACCGGTGGTGCGTGTGCTCCACCACGGCGAGGTGGCTGCTGAGGTGCCGGCCACCGCCCTGGCGGATGACACGCCGATTGAGCAGCACGCCCTGTTGCAGGAGCCCCCGGCGGATCTGCAGCAGCTCTGGCTATGGCAGGAGGGTCAGTTGCCTCCCTTAGAGGACCCATCGGCCGTGCTGTTGAAGCTGCTGGATGATCCAACCATCGCCAGCAAGCGCTGGGTGCATCGTCAGTACGACCAGCAGGTTCTCGCCAACACGGTGGTGTCCTCCGGCGCAGCAGATGCGGCTGTGGTGCGTTTGCGACCACAGCAGGGTCAGGGATCCATGGCAACCGTGCAGCGGGGGGTGGCTGCCACGGTGGATTGTCCGAATCGTTGGGTGGCTCTGGATCCCGAGCGTGGCGCTCAGGCCGCCGTGGCGGAAGCGGCCCGCAACCTGAGTTGCGTTGGTGCGGAACCGCTGGCGATCACCGACAACCTCAACTTCCCTTCACCCGAAACGCCCAAGGGCTACTGGCAGTTGGCCATGGCTTGTCGCGGGATTGCGGATGCCTGCCGTGCTCTGGACACACCCGTCACCGGTGGCAATGTCTCCCTCTACAACGAGACCCGTCGGGATGACGGCACGCTTCAACCGATCCATCCGACTCCAGTGATCGGCATGGTCGGTTTGGTGGAGGACATCGACCGGGTGGTCGGACTGGCTTGGCGTCAACCCGGTGATGCTGTGCTGTTGATGGGTGTTGCACCGGATGAACAGGGGGATGACCGCCTTGGTCTTGCTGGCAGCAGCTATCAAATGCTGGTCAGTGGGGCGCTGGCAGGTCGTCCACCGCGGGTGGACTTTGATCTCGAACGCGGTGTACAGACGTTGTTGCGCCGGGCCATTGCTGCTGGGCTCCTGGCCTCCGCCCATGACAGCAGTGATGGCGGTCTCGCCATAGCCCTGGCGGAAAGCAGCATTGCGTCTGGTCTAAGCGTCGATCTGCGGTTTGACCTGCCGAGCGAAGGTCTGGCTCGGGCCCTGTTCGCCGAAGGTGGTGCGCGGGTGGCGATCTCCGTGAAGGCTGAGTGCCGGCAGCAGTGGGATCAGATGGCGGCTGAATCGATGGTCCCCATCACCGAACTCGGTGTGGTCACGGATGGTTCTGAATTCCGGATCCAGTGCGGTGACAGGGATGTTCAGCTGTCTGTGGCTGATCTGAAGCGGGCCCATCAGGAGGGCTTGACGCGTCGGATCGGGGGTGAGGCAGAATCCTGA
- the purF gene encoding amidophosphoribosyltransferase yields the protein MEEACGVFAVLAGEQPVANLAYFGLYALQHRGQESAGIAVFNQGKVRLHKDMGLVSQVFDQDVLARMPGDLAIGHNRYSTTGSSRVCNAQPVVLMTRLGAFALAHNGNLVNARELRELVDDGQAEFTSTTDSELIAFAVQQAVDRGLDWTAAIEAALKLCRGAFSLVIGTPDGLFAVRDGHGIRPLVFGTLGDSASGHWVVSSETCGLEIIGARYVDDVQPGELVRFALGSSEPQRRRWSEEPNRLCVFEMIYFARPDSQFFGESLYSYRQRIGRTLARESCVDADLVIGVPDSGIPAAIGFSQESGIPYGDGLIKNRYVGRTFIQPTQAMREAGIRVKLNPLPDVLAGKRLIVIDDSIVRGTTSRKLVVALRDAGATEVHMRISSPPVTHPCFYGIDTDTQDQLIAAQMTLEQIKDHLKVESLAYLSKEGMLEAAKAESGHFCSACFDGQYPIPMDEKLLSSKLMMEPAGIAARS from the coding sequence ATGGAAGAGGCCTGCGGCGTCTTCGCCGTTCTGGCCGGAGAACAACCGGTGGCGAACCTGGCCTATTTCGGTCTGTATGCCCTGCAGCACCGAGGCCAGGAATCGGCTGGCATTGCGGTGTTCAACCAGGGCAAGGTGCGCCTCCACAAGGACATGGGGCTCGTCAGTCAGGTGTTTGACCAGGACGTGCTGGCCCGCATGCCGGGAGACCTGGCCATCGGGCATAACCGTTACTCCACCACCGGCAGCAGTCGGGTGTGCAACGCCCAGCCCGTGGTGTTGATGACCCGTCTGGGTGCCTTTGCTCTCGCCCACAACGGCAATCTGGTGAATGCCCGCGAGTTGCGGGAGCTGGTGGATGACGGACAGGCCGAGTTCACCTCGACGACGGATTCGGAACTGATCGCCTTTGCTGTGCAGCAGGCGGTGGACCGTGGTCTCGACTGGACAGCCGCCATTGAGGCCGCACTCAAGCTCTGTCGTGGTGCGTTCAGCCTTGTGATCGGAACGCCGGATGGCCTGTTCGCCGTGCGGGACGGTCATGGCATCCGCCCCTTGGTGTTTGGCACCTTGGGGGATTCAGCCTCCGGTCACTGGGTGGTGAGCAGTGAGACCTGTGGATTGGAGATCATCGGTGCCCGGTATGTGGACGATGTTCAGCCCGGTGAGTTGGTGCGCTTTGCGCTCGGTTCGTCCGAGCCTCAGCGTCGGCGCTGGAGTGAGGAACCGAATCGCCTGTGCGTGTTCGAAATGATCTATTTCGCCAGGCCGGACAGTCAGTTCTTCGGTGAATCTCTGTACAGCTACCGCCAGCGCATCGGTCGCACCCTTGCCCGTGAATCCTGTGTGGATGCTGATCTGGTGATTGGTGTCCCCGATTCAGGCATCCCTGCAGCCATCGGTTTCTCTCAGGAAAGCGGCATTCCCTACGGCGACGGGCTGATCAAGAACCGTTATGTCGGCCGTACTTTCATTCAGCCCACCCAGGCGATGCGGGAAGCGGGAATCCGGGTGAAATTGAACCCCCTGCCGGATGTTCTTGCCGGCAAGCGATTGATCGTCATTGACGATTCGATCGTTCGTGGCACCACCAGTCGCAAATTGGTTGTGGCCCTGCGGGATGCCGGCGCTACCGAGGTGCACATGCGGATTAGTTCACCGCCGGTCACCCATCCCTGCTTCTACGGGATCGACACCGACACCCAGGATCAACTGATTGCGGCACAGATGACCCTGGAACAGATCAAGGATCACCTCAAGGTGGAATCCCTTGCCTATCTGAGCAAGGAGGGAATGCTCGAGGCGGCGAAGGCTGAATCAGGTCATTTCTGCAGCGCCTGTTTCGACGGTCAGTACCCCATCCCCATGGACGAGAAGCTGTTGTCCAGCAAGTTGATGATGGAGCCAGCGGGGATTGCCGCCAGATCTTGA
- a CDS encoding DNA topoisomerase (ATP-hydrolyzing) produces the protein MAEERVESIALHQEMQRSYLEYAMSVIVGRALPDARDGLKPVQRRILYAMQELGLTPDRPYRKCARVVGDVLGKYHPHGDQAVYDALVRLVQTFASRHPLLDGHGNFGSVDDDPPAAMRYTETRLAPIAHQALLEEIGDDTVDFAPNFDGSQQEPTVLPAQLPFLLLNGCSGIAVGMATSIPPHNLGEVVDGLVALIRQPELGDNKLLALIPGPDFPTGGEVLLSSGLQDTYLAGRGSIPMRGVAHIEEVQPGKGRHKRNAVVVTELPYQLSKAGWIEKLAESVNDGKIGGIADIRDESDRDGMRVVVELRRDADPTKVLADLQRRTALQSNFGAILLALVDGQPRQLSLRQLLQTFLDYRELTLIRRTSYALRKTEDRLEVVDGLINALNNLQAVITMIQEARDAASARASLMVRLDLSERQADAVLAMPLRRLTGLEQESLRQELEELRAERERLRLLLDNRDQLLDAMVDELKTLKKRFSTPRRTRLVEGGDALIAERAASQRPNTELLRQQALAALPADARLLIQADGQVKLVSPQVLGRMHLSEACPVGDHPSPAQLILPIEPSPRLLGVSASGRVALIRWEFAGQQPGSLEKFLPSGLDGDPLIAITQLPTGDGKELSLGLLSSDGRFKRLPLTEVLDLSGRATSMVKLKEGVRLCSAVICREHSDLVLVSSMGRLLRLPVNDSVLPKMGRLAQGPMTMRLLPGEELVGSLAMNVAETDPTLLLVSRHGQMTRIDLTPLRRCQRGDLGMMAVHLSSDEDSVVGLCSGDVLAGIVTDQKRHGRLDAAAVELAAAGKAWGDQLTLDSNEQIVSMVALQTL, from the coding sequence ATGGCTGAGGAGCGCGTTGAATCGATTGCTCTGCATCAGGAGATGCAGCGCTCCTACCTCGAATACGCCATGAGCGTGATCGTGGGCCGGGCACTGCCCGATGCCCGCGACGGCCTGAAACCGGTTCAGCGCCGGATTCTCTATGCCATGCAGGAACTGGGGCTCACCCCGGACCGCCCCTATCGGAAGTGCGCCCGCGTCGTCGGTGACGTCCTCGGCAAATACCACCCCCATGGCGATCAAGCGGTTTACGACGCCTTGGTCCGGCTTGTTCAAACCTTTGCCAGTCGCCACCCACTGCTGGATGGCCATGGCAACTTCGGATCGGTGGACGATGATCCGCCGGCCGCCATGCGATACACCGAAACACGGTTAGCTCCCATCGCCCACCAGGCCCTGCTGGAGGAGATCGGCGACGACACCGTTGATTTCGCACCGAATTTCGATGGGTCCCAGCAGGAACCCACCGTGCTGCCGGCGCAACTGCCCTTCCTGTTGCTCAACGGTTGTTCGGGCATCGCCGTGGGCATGGCCACCAGCATTCCCCCTCACAATCTCGGTGAAGTGGTGGACGGCCTGGTGGCCTTGATTCGCCAGCCGGAACTGGGCGACAACAAACTGCTGGCCCTGATTCCGGGACCCGATTTTCCGACCGGTGGAGAGGTACTGCTCAGCAGTGGCTTACAGGACACCTACCTGGCCGGACGCGGCAGCATCCCCATGCGGGGGGTTGCCCACATCGAAGAGGTACAACCCGGGAAAGGGCGTCACAAACGCAACGCCGTCGTGGTGACGGAACTTCCGTATCAGCTGAGCAAAGCCGGCTGGATCGAAAAACTGGCGGAATCGGTGAACGACGGAAAGATCGGCGGCATTGCCGACATCCGTGATGAGAGCGACCGCGATGGCATGCGCGTGGTGGTGGAGCTTCGCCGCGATGCGGACCCGACCAAGGTGCTGGCGGACCTGCAACGACGCACAGCGCTGCAGAGCAACTTCGGAGCCATCCTGCTGGCCCTTGTGGATGGTCAGCCACGCCAGCTCTCGTTGCGTCAGTTGTTGCAGACGTTCCTGGATTACAGGGAACTGACCCTGATCCGGCGCACCAGCTACGCCCTGCGCAAAACAGAGGATCGACTTGAGGTGGTCGACGGCTTGATCAACGCGCTGAACAACCTTCAAGCGGTGATCACGATGATTCAGGAGGCCCGGGATGCCGCCTCAGCCCGAGCCAGCCTGATGGTGCGCCTCGACCTGAGTGAACGTCAGGCCGATGCCGTTCTGGCGATGCCACTGCGCAGATTGACGGGTCTCGAACAGGAGAGCCTGCGCCAGGAACTGGAGGAGTTACGGGCGGAACGGGAGCGGTTACGCCTGTTGCTCGACAACCGCGATCAGTTGCTCGATGCCATGGTCGATGAACTGAAGACGTTGAAAAAACGCTTCAGCACACCGCGTCGGACACGCCTGGTGGAAGGCGGAGATGCCCTGATTGCGGAGCGGGCCGCCAGCCAGCGACCCAACACCGAGCTGCTGCGTCAGCAGGCCCTGGCGGCTCTGCCCGCCGATGCACGCCTGCTGATCCAGGCCGATGGCCAGGTGAAACTGGTCAGCCCCCAGGTGCTGGGCCGCATGCACCTGTCTGAAGCCTGTCCCGTGGGTGACCATCCTTCACCGGCACAGCTCATCCTTCCGATCGAACCCTCACCGCGGCTTCTCGGGGTGAGCGCCAGTGGTCGAGTCGCTTTGATCCGTTGGGAATTCGCCGGACAACAACCTGGATCCCTGGAGAAGTTTCTGCCAAGTGGACTTGATGGTGATCCCCTGATCGCCATCACACAACTCCCAACGGGGGATGGCAAAGAGCTCAGCCTGGGCCTGCTCAGCAGTGATGGACGCTTCAAGCGGCTTCCCCTGACGGAAGTTCTGGATCTTTCCGGCCGAGCCACGAGCATGGTGAAGCTGAAGGAAGGCGTGCGCCTTTGCTCTGCGGTGATCTGCCGTGAACACAGCGACCTGGTGCTGGTCAGCAGCATGGGTCGTCTGCTGAGGCTGCCGGTGAATGATTCCGTGCTGCCCAAAATGGGACGTCTGGCCCAGGGGCCGATGACTATGCGTCTCCTTCCAGGGGAAGAACTGGTGGGCAGCCTGGCCATGAACGTTGCCGAGACGGATCCCACCCTGCTGCTGGTGAGCCGTCACGGTCAGATGACGCGAATCGACCTGACCCCGCTGCGGCGTTGTCAACGCGGAGATCTGGGGATGATGGCGGTGCACCTCAGTTCAGATGAAGATTCCGTTGTCGGACTCTGTTCAGGAGATGTGCTGGCTGGGATTGTGACCGATCAGAAGCGTCATGGACGGCTGGACGCCGCCGCAGTGGAGCTTGCTGCTGCGGGGAAGGCCTGGGGCGATCAACTGACTCTGGACAGCAACGAACAGATTGTTTCCATGGTCGCCCTGCAGACCCTCTGA
- a CDS encoding tetratricopeptide repeat protein: MAALLSVAAIAGAPAAKAVVPYVYVPSSEELKGSAIGIGRTAAQLLQMGQPQEAAKLAALAVRLDPQDERLWSVLAEAQLRSDDLEQAGQSLARAKELNPDKAGLWFAQGALALRDEQPEEAIPLIQRGLELDPKNPAGYFDLGNAWIMLDDLSNALGSFEQATGLKPDFWEALNNQALVLYEMGNTDEAIQRWRAVLRIEKNAEPLLALAAALHQRGDDSDDAFNLAREALAKEPNYVLPPHQVEQLWGGKIRQAAARLLASPDMASSVERAQANATWKQRR, encoded by the coding sequence CTGGCTGCGTTGCTCAGCGTCGCAGCCATCGCAGGCGCGCCGGCTGCGAAAGCCGTTGTTCCCTACGTCTACGTCCCCAGTTCAGAAGAATTGAAGGGATCGGCCATTGGGATCGGACGTACGGCGGCCCAGCTGCTTCAGATGGGTCAACCGCAAGAAGCGGCAAAGCTGGCAGCCCTGGCGGTTCGATTGGATCCTCAGGACGAACGGCTGTGGTCCGTCCTGGCAGAGGCACAACTGCGCAGCGACGACCTTGAGCAAGCCGGCCAGTCCCTGGCCCGTGCCAAAGAGCTCAATCCAGACAAAGCCGGTCTCTGGTTTGCGCAAGGTGCTCTCGCTCTGCGAGATGAGCAACCTGAGGAAGCCATTCCACTGATTCAACGCGGACTGGAACTCGACCCCAAAAACCCTGCTGGATACTTCGATCTGGGCAATGCCTGGATCATGCTGGACGATCTCTCCAATGCCCTTGGTTCCTTTGAACAAGCCACGGGCCTGAAGCCGGATTTTTGGGAAGCCCTCAACAATCAGGCCCTTGTGCTCTATGAAATGGGAAACACCGATGAAGCGATCCAGCGCTGGCGCGCTGTGCTCCGAATCGAAAAAAATGCAGAACCGCTGCTGGCTCTCGCGGCAGCCCTTCACCAGCGTGGAGACGATTCCGACGATGCGTTCAATCTGGCTCGTGAGGCCTTAGCCAAGGAACCCAATTACGTTCTGCCGCCCCATCAGGTGGAACAGCTTTGGGGAGGGAAAATTCGCCAAGCAGCAGCGCGTCTGTTGGCCTCACCAGACATGGCCAGCAGCGTGGAGCGAGCCCAGGCCAATGCCACCTGGAAACAACGCCGGTGA
- the queG gene encoding tRNA epoxyqueuosine(34) reductase QueG gives MPKLPTISDQQLSEALKQRAQAEGFSPVGIAKVPGGARLQLRTAALQRWLEAGHQADMGWMAAPRRKDPTSLLSGTRSLLAVGLNYHVDTQATPGALRVARYGWGRDYHRVVDQRLRRVGRWLSNQRPDCEWRACVDSAPLLDKAWAEEAGLGWIGKHSNLINSQRGSWMVIGHLLTTLDLEADEPARSLCGRCRACMEACPTDAITEPFVVDSRRCIAYHTIENRDEKLPEEIADALGPWVAGCDICQEVCPWNHQRLPSSDDPELQPRPWLLDLHKRDVDSWDLSTWNANLQGSALRRIKPWMWRRNAAAAQPNPPSSL, from the coding sequence ATGCCAAAGCTGCCAACCATTTCCGATCAGCAGCTCAGTGAAGCGCTGAAGCAACGGGCTCAAGCCGAGGGATTTTCACCGGTCGGAATCGCGAAAGTTCCAGGGGGAGCAAGGCTTCAGCTCCGAACAGCTGCCTTGCAGCGTTGGCTGGAGGCCGGTCATCAGGCGGACATGGGCTGGATGGCCGCGCCCCGCAGAAAGGACCCCACCAGCTTGTTGAGCGGCACCAGGAGCCTTCTGGCCGTGGGGCTCAATTACCACGTGGACACCCAAGCGACGCCGGGGGCACTCCGGGTTGCTCGCTACGGATGGGGACGGGATTACCACCGGGTTGTGGACCAGCGGCTCCGCCGCGTGGGGCGTTGGTTGTCCAACCAGCGTCCGGACTGCGAATGGAGAGCTTGCGTGGATTCCGCGCCTTTGCTGGACAAAGCCTGGGCGGAGGAAGCCGGTCTGGGCTGGATCGGGAAACACAGCAATCTGATCAACAGCCAACGGGGATCGTGGATGGTGATCGGCCATCTGCTCACCACCCTGGATCTTGAAGCCGATGAACCGGCACGAAGTCTTTGCGGTCGCTGCAGGGCCTGCATGGAGGCCTGCCCGACGGACGCCATCACAGAACCATTCGTCGTCGATTCACGCCGATGTATCGCGTATCACACCATCGAAAATCGCGATGAAAAGCTTCCAGAGGAGATCGCCGATGCCCTCGGCCCCTGGGTCGCCGGCTGCGACATCTGCCAGGAGGTCTGCCCTTGGAACCACCAACGGCTGCCGAGCAGTGACGACCCGGAGCTGCAACCACGCCCCTGGCTTCTCGATCTGCACAAAAGGGATGTGGACAGCTGGGACTTATCAACCTGGAACGCCAACCTGCAGGGGTCGGCTCTGCGCCGGATCAAACCCTGGATGTGGCGACGCAATGCTGCGGCAGCACAACCGAATCCTCCCTCTAGCCTTTGA
- a CDS encoding HpsJ family protein has product MASTETGATDSRLAPLLRWLGLTMVVILLLQLAAVLVGIDWSDDSTRPQVTGPLVALAPLGFLGLLVALLGSRLEIPHRRHTPLRWVICCLSSLLALGMLVAIPFSLDGESADPAQAQNLEQGRQALVEARQFREDDQRVKAVGEQLAQAGQLAADASDEDKVKAAETLIDEQIAQMDQQLKKVEGQQRRLSQQRLIGGTASAVVLAVTFVLMALTAVL; this is encoded by the coding sequence GTGGCTTCAACGGAAACAGGAGCAACGGATAGCCGTCTGGCGCCGCTGCTGCGCTGGCTCGGCCTCACCATGGTCGTGATTCTGTTGCTGCAGTTAGCCGCCGTCCTTGTGGGGATCGACTGGTCGGATGACAGCACGCGGCCCCAGGTGACCGGTCCGCTGGTGGCCCTGGCTCCGTTGGGATTTCTTGGGCTTCTGGTGGCCTTGTTGGGTTCACGCTTGGAGATCCCCCATCGTCGCCACACGCCTCTGCGGTGGGTGATCTGCTGTCTTTCCAGTCTTCTTGCGCTGGGGATGCTGGTGGCGATTCCGTTTTCCCTGGATGGAGAATCCGCTGACCCAGCCCAGGCTCAGAACCTCGAGCAGGGCCGTCAGGCCCTCGTCGAAGCCAGGCAGTTCCGTGAGGATGATCAACGGGTCAAGGCCGTTGGTGAACAACTGGCGCAGGCAGGTCAGCTGGCGGCTGACGCCAGTGATGAAGACAAGGTCAAAGCTGCTGAAACGTTGATCGATGAGCAGATCGCGCAGATGGATCAGCAGCTCAAGAAAGTTGAGGGTCAACAGAGGCGCCTGAGCCAGCAACGGTTGATCGGCGGCACGGCCAGTGCCGTGGTTCTGGCCGTGACCTTTGTTTTGATGGCGCTCACGGCGGTGCTCTGA
- a CDS encoding DUF502 domain-containing protein has translation MVQTNPRPDLPLSSRLRQDLKNDLIAGLLVVIPLATTIWLSTVVSRFVLAFLTSVPKQLNPFITLNPLLQDLINLALGLTVPLMGILLIGLMARNIVGRWLLEFGEGTLSRIPFAGSVYKTLKQLLETFLRDNSTRFRRVVLVEYPREGLFSVGFVTGEVGPSLRSDLDQPLLSVFIPTAPNPTTGWYTLVPEAGVRELNISVEEAFRTIISAGIVNPDDREAPVNRSFSSLIAQLRASASPSS, from the coding sequence TTGGTCCAGACCAACCCCAGGCCTGATCTGCCGTTGTCCTCCAGGCTTCGGCAGGATCTCAAAAATGATCTGATCGCTGGACTGCTGGTGGTCATTCCACTGGCGACCACCATCTGGCTTTCCACGGTGGTCAGTCGCTTTGTGCTGGCGTTTCTGACGTCTGTTCCAAAGCAGCTCAATCCATTCATCACCCTTAATCCTCTGCTTCAGGATCTGATCAACCTGGCGCTCGGTCTCACCGTTCCCCTGATGGGGATCCTGCTGATCGGACTGATGGCCAGGAACATTGTCGGCCGCTGGCTGCTGGAGTTCGGTGAGGGCACCCTCAGCCGTATTCCTTTCGCTGGTTCGGTTTACAAAACGCTCAAGCAGCTGTTGGAAACGTTTTTGAGGGATAACTCAACGCGTTTTCGGCGGGTTGTTCTGGTCGAATATCCCCGCGAAGGATTGTTCAGTGTCGGCTTTGTCACGGGAGAGGTTGGACCCTCCTTGCGTTCGGATCTCGATCAACCGCTCTTGAGTGTGTTCATTCCGACGGCTCCCAACCCCACGACGGGTTGGTACACCCTTGTGCCAGAAGCAGGTGTTCGTGAGCTGAACATCAGCGTTGAAGAGGCGTTCCGCACCATCATTTCCGCCGGCATCGTCAATCCCGATGATCGTGAAGCACCGGTGAATCGCAGTTTCTCCAGCCTGATTGCCCAGTTGCGGGCATCGGCCTCCCCCTCCAGTTGA
- the nusB gene encoding transcription antitermination factor NusB, whose amino-acid sequence MATRSLARELALLVLGQVSDQKPIAMADLAMDSVLEKALESLMQHWRESLDSSASELEQAQQTLLDSELKGDASAGMPTSRDHLRSCLTMAEQVLNGLSASLELPRLLMLGDQEQIRHGAMERVSCVLDKRDRIDAELDLVMEGWRLSRLPRLDRDILRLAVVDLRDLGTPAPVAFSEAVELANRYSDEQGRRMINGVLRRFHDAASKAVG is encoded by the coding sequence ATGGCCACCCGATCTCTTGCCCGTGAGCTGGCCTTGCTTGTGCTCGGTCAGGTTTCTGATCAAAAACCCATTGCGATGGCCGATCTGGCCATGGATTCAGTGCTGGAAAAGGCGCTGGAAAGCCTCATGCAGCACTGGCGCGAATCGCTGGACTCCAGTGCTTCCGAGCTGGAGCAGGCTCAGCAGACACTTTTGGATAGTGAACTCAAGGGTGATGCCTCCGCAGGGATGCCCACGAGTCGGGATCATCTGCGCAGCTGTTTGACCATGGCGGAGCAGGTGCTCAATGGTTTGTCCGCCAGCCTTGAACTGCCTCGCTTGCTGATGCTGGGGGATCAGGAGCAGATTCGCCATGGTGCGATGGAGCGCGTTTCATGCGTTCTGGACAAGCGCGATCGCATTGATGCCGAGCTCGATTTAGTGATGGAGGGATGGCGGCTCAGCCGGCTTCCGCGTCTCGATCGCGACATCCTGCGGTTGGCGGTTGTTGATCTTCGCGATCTGGGCACACCGGCACCTGTTGCCTTCAGTGAAGCTGTTGAGCTCGCCAATCGCTACAGCGATGAACAGGGTCGCCGGATGATCAACGGTGTCCTGAGACGGTTCCACGATGCAGCGTCCAAGGCGGTGGGCTGA